The nucleotide window TCAGTCCGCCCTTAGGGATGATGGTGATTTTAAGGTAGACCCGGAGGATAGTTCACTGCTCTATTTCCATTCACTGTTGAGTGTGGCTGAACCATGGGAAGATGAGCCACTGGAGGAACTGGTCAGGGCCATTAAACTGGAAGTTGAGTACCGGGTGAAAAGATTGTTTAGGGCTAAACCTGTATAACTGGTGAATTTAAGAACATTAATCCCCTACTGTTTATTTATGAATTTAATAAGATTTATTCACGTTTCAATAAACCTAAAATGAGTTTTACAACCTCCACCAGGTTAGCTATCACCAGCACTACCATTACCAGTATAAGAACTATTTTCACCAGTACGGTTATTCCGCTGCTTAATATAAAGGGGAACACCACATACAGGTAGTAGGCCACCATAAATGACAGAATATTTAGTATTATTTTAATTAAGCTTCGGAACCATCCGGGGTGATATATTAAGAAGAGTATATTCCCTACTATGGAAGCACCAATGGAGAGGTTAAATATCCACAAAACTTCCTGGAAAGAAGGGGCTATGAAACTCAGATTCCAGGAGAGAAGATTGTTTACAATATACAGGAAGATCAGATTAGCTATTATGGCTACAATAAATTCTGATTTGTGTGGTTTCTTTTCTTTCAACAAATTTTTAAAAAAATCCTTTTTATTTCCCTTATCTTCAGGGTTAGAAGTTTCTTTCAATTATACCACCTCATGCATCTATCCTTTAATTTTCAGGACCCGTAAGATCAGTTAAAGTAATATGGATAATAATTATTTCGTTCTACTAGTCATTATTTACTCAGCTTATCATATTATTTACTCAATTTATTGGGGATTATAAGTCTATCATCAAATTTTTTTAGTACCCTTAAAACATTATCCGCACGATATTAATTATTCACACGTGCATCTGACCTATACACCCCTATATATGTTAAAACTGCCCCTAATGCACTGATGGCGGCAAATATATAGAAGGATACATTAAGGCCTTCCATGAAGAGGGGATAATTGGAAGGTGCTATTTCCACATTGCCCAGGAAGCCCGTTAAGATTAACAAAAGGATTCCCAGGCTCAGGGTCTGGCCAATGAAAATCATGGTGGAGAGGGTGGCGGATCCCACACCGTAGAATTTACTGGTTAATGATCCCAGGAAATTTTGATTGGTAGGTGCTGAAAACAAACCTAATCCCACACCGACCAGGAGTAATCCGACAACTACCTGGAAGAGGGGAGTTTCAAGACCCGAAAAGGCGAGAATTAATAATCCTATGGTGCATACAACTGCTCCTAAGAGAATAATTCTTTTATTATCTCTTTTGTCAATCCAGCGCCCCACCACTGGAGATAAGAGGGCCACGGCCAGTGGCTGGACCGCCAGGATCAAGGCGGTGCTAATGGTGTCCAGACCCCGCAGGTTCTGCAGGTAAAGGCTGAGGAGTGTCCACATTGCCGAGGTTCCAATGGTCACCAGGAGAAGAGCGGACCCTGAAAAACGGGTAAGTTTGTTTTTAAAAATTTTAAGGGAAATAATAGGATTAGGGGAGTCCTTAATTACTCTAAAGAAGAGTGCCATCCCCACCAAACCAGAAAGGAGAAACACTTTCCCTGTAACCTCGTTTAGGGCGGAGAACCCGTACATTAAACTGGAAAGGGAAAGTGCATAGATCAGTGACCCCACCAGGTCGAATTTTTCACCTTCCGAACCCTTCCACTCTCCTTTAAACCGGGTTAATAACAGGACCAGGGCAAATAGGCCAATAGGCACGTTTATGAGAAAAATACTCCTCCAACCTAAACTCTGGGCCAGAAAACCTCCCAGGAGGGGTCCCAGGAATAGGCCAATATACACCGCACTGATCTCAATCCCCAGTACTCGGCCCCTTTTTTCCGGGGGAAAAATGGAGATCAAAAGGGCCACCCCGGTGGCGAATATCAGGGCACATCCTGCTCCCTGCAGGAAACTGAAAATAATCAGGGCCAGCCCCGAAGTGGAAACACTGGCCAGCAGAGATGCCAGGGTGTAAACTACAAAACCAGCAGTGAATATTTTTTTACGGCCGTGTATATCCGCCAGCCGGCCAAAGGGCAGTACCAGTGCAGCGTTAGCCAGGGTAAAGGCTGTGGGTATCCATCCCAGGAGCAGTATGTTCACCGCCAGTTCATTCTGGATAAGGGGGAGAATTAAACTTAGGGATGATCCCATGAATGGTATCAGTACAGAACCGATGATTACCAGGACCAGTGCACACCTTTCCACAGATACTTCTGCAGTGTTTTTTGGGGTTGAATCCATTGATTTTTACCTGCCCTATAATTGTAAGCATTTCCCGATAGTATACATATTCTTTAATATTATCTTGCACCCTCTATTTAGGATTGGCCCTTTCCCCAAAATTATGGAACACTAAACCCTCCATTTATAGGGAGATCTCAGTTAGGGTGGAAGTAAGGTGGATGGTGTGAATTGTTTGAGGCAAATTATTTAAGAAATTTAAATAAAGATGTGGAGTAATTAAAATAATAGTTATTGATAGTTATTGTTCAGGTAGTACCAGTTAGGGAAATGATCGAGATATTTTGAATGTGAACTTAGTGATTTTTATGTTTTCCAGTTTAATTATGGCGGGGATATGGGGTTTTGTGGCTGGATCTGCACTTCTTTTGGGGGCCGTCTTTGGTTATTATTTCCAACTTCCCAAACGTCTGATTGCCACCACCATGGCCTTTGGTGCCGGGGTTCTCATGTCAGCGGTGTCCTTTGAACTTCTGGACGAAGCCTATACACTGGGAGGTGCACCCCATCTGGTGGCTGGATTTATCATCGGTGCCCTTA belongs to Methanobacterium formicicum and includes:
- a CDS encoding MFS transporter, whose translation is MDSTPKNTAEVSVERCALVLVIIGSVLIPFMGSSLSLILPLIQNELAVNILLLGWIPTAFTLANAALVLPFGRLADIHGRKKIFTAGFVVYTLASLLASVSTSGLALIIFSFLQGAGCALIFATGVALLISIFPPEKRGRVLGIEISAVYIGLFLGPLLGGFLAQSLGWRSIFLINVPIGLFALVLLLTRFKGEWKGSEGEKFDLVGSLIYALSLSSLMYGFSALNEVTGKVFLLSGLVGMALFFRVIKDSPNPIISLKIFKNKLTRFSGSALLLVTIGTSAMWTLLSLYLQNLRGLDTISTALILAVQPLAVALLSPVVGRWIDKRDNKRIILLGAVVCTIGLLILAFSGLETPLFQVVVGLLLVGVGLGLFSAPTNQNFLGSLTSKFYGVGSATLSTMIFIGQTLSLGILLLILTGFLGNVEIAPSNYPLFMEGLNVSFYIFAAISALGAVLTYIGVYRSDARVNN